The following nucleotide sequence is from uncultured Draconibacterium sp..
ATATTAATATTGGGAATTATACGCACTGGCACGAAATATTTAAAGGCGCAAAAGGTGATTTAGACTGTAATTACTGGGTACTGAAGGAAAATCTTGAAAAAGCAAAAGAGCACTTTAAACAGGCTCCAATGATGCTGGAAGCTTTTGAATATTGGTATGGCCCTTATCCGTTTTACGAAGATGGTTACAAACTGGTGGAAGTGCCTTATCCGGGGATGGAACACCAAAGTTCGGTTACCTATGGAAATGGTTTTCGTAATGGTTACACAGGTCGCGATATCAGCAGTTCGGGCTGGGGATTCAAGTTCGATTTTATCATTATCCACGAGTCGGGGCACGAATGGTTTGCCAACAATGTTACCAATTGGGATGAAGCCGATATGTGGATTCACGAGAGTTTTACGAATTACGCCGAGAATCTTTTTGTTGAGTATTTTTGGGGTAAAAAGGCCGGCTCGGAATACATCCGGGGAAGTCGGTTGAATATTCTAAACGATCGCCCTGTGATTGGTATTTACGGTGTTAACTATCCCGGTTCGGGAGATATGTACCCGAAAGGAGCTAACATGTTGCATACTTTGCGGCAGGTGGTTAACGATGATGAAAAATGGCGGGGAATTCTGCGTGGTTTAAATAAAGAATTCTATCATCAGACGGTAAAGGCGGAGCAGATTGAAGATTATATCATCAAGCAAACCGAACTTGATTTACAAGGATTCTTCAACCAATATTTGTGCGATACACGAATTCCAACTTTTGAGTATGCCATAGTTGATGGAGAGTTGAAATTTCGCTGGGCAAACTGTGTCGAAAATTTTAAATTGCCGCTGAAGGTGTATATCAATGGAGAACTGCAATGGTTGGATCCTTCAAAAAGCTGGCAATTTTTTGACTCTGACAAGAAAGTTCGCAAAGTTGAAGTGGATAAAGACTTTTATGTAGCAACCTTCAATGTTGTTGATTTGTAAAAACAAAAGAGCCTTACATTGATCTTTACAGACAAGTAAGGCTCTTTTTATATTCGAATTGGTTGGTGTCAAATCCGATATAATCTATCACCCCAAAACTTGTTCTTTTTCGGTTTTGTTTTGTTATAAAAAGACTCGCGTAGCTATGGCTATGCTTACTTTTTCTAACTTCTCAAAACACAAAAAATAACTGCGTCTTACCCGATATCTTACACCGGATTTGACACTAGGAAACCGGAACTGATATTGTTCCGTCCATAAAAACTTCCAATAAATCGCCCGATTCATCAAAAACTGCAATTCGTTGTTTCTCAATCCACATGGCACAAAGTGGTCCGCAGTAATCCATCCAATATAAATTGAGTGTTACCACGTAAACCGAATCAAAACTTTGAGGTTCCACGGTTTCTCCATTTGAGTTTTCATCCGGCGAAGAGTAAGCGTCATGAAATTCTACACTTGCGGAATAGGTGAATTCGGCTGTCAGAAAGAAAACATCGTCTTTGTTAGCGTTGAACTCATCGATTAATGTCGTGTAGTAATCAATGGCGTCTGTGGTTATGCAATAGGGAATCAGCACACCATCAAAAGAATTATAGTACCAATAAGCTGTTTCCGGTACTTCCAATCCCGACCACTCGGTAGCAGCAACAAGGTCTTCGCGTGGCGGATAGTACGACTCCGCTTTTGTGATCAGGTCGGCTTCAAAAGAATTATCTGTATTTCGTTCGATGAGTTTGGTATAGCTTCGTTCCGGCATTTCCAGCCCATCGTCTGAACTGTCGCTGCACGAAACCAAAGCCAGTATGAACAGGCTTAGCAGTAGAAAGTAATTAGCTCTCATTGTCGTTTGTTTAGATAACAGATGAACAATGAGAGCTAAAGGTTGCGTGGATTAGTGTTCTGTCGTCATAAAAAATTCCAGCGTGCCACCTTGCATCAAGTCTTCGTGCGAAAAGAACGGTTCATCCAGTGTTTCGCCGTTGAGCACCACTTTTTCGATGAATTTATTTTCTTTTGAATTGTTGTGAGCAACGATTTCGAAAGTACCACCCGGAACCCGAACTGATGCTTTGTCAACAACTGGGCGTCCAATGGTATAAGTAGGATCGCCGGGGCAAACCTGGTAAAATCCAATGGCGTTCAAAACATACCATGCCGACATCTGACCGCAATCTTCGTTACCAATAATTCCGGCAGGTTCCGGCAAATAGAAGTCGTACAGCACCTGATCGAGGTATTGTTGTGTTTTCCACTTGGCGTTGGTGTAGTTGTATAAATAAGCCATGTGGTGACTTGGCTCGTTTCCGTGTGCGTATTGCCCGATCAAGCCGGTGATATCAGCCGATGCGTTTTCTCCCAGAATTTCGGAGCTGGTAGTAAATAAGCTATCCAGACTTGATTCGAAAGCATCCTTTCCGCCAAACAAGTTTACCATCCCGTCCATATCGTGCGGTGCAAAGTAGCTCCATTGATAAGCATTTCCTTCGGTGTAGTCGGCATGATTGTGGTCGGAATATTTTGGATTAAAAGGTGTTCGCCAGCTGCCGTCGCCATTTTTACCACGCATAAATCCTGTTGAGGCATCGAAGTAGTTTTCGTAGTATTTCGATTTTTTGTAGAATTCATCAGCTGTTTTATCATCGCCGGCAGCTTTGGCAATTTCAGCCACACACCAGTCGTAATACGCCATTTCAACACCGTACGAAACAGAAGCTGTAATTGAGTCCGAAGGCACAAAACCGTACTTCTCTTTATAATAAATGTGTTTCATCATTACCTCTGATCCGCGCTGGCCTGCATGAGCTTCTAACCATTCGGGTTGCCAGGTTGCCGATTTTACTGCAGCTTCTTTCCAGTCGTTAAGGTCTGCATTGGGCACCAATCCTTTTGCCAGCGCGTCGGCCATAACCGATGTTGCCGGGTAACCCACCATAGTTCCGGTGTAGTTCGATGCCAGCGGCCATTTCGGAAGAAGACCTCCTTCGCGGTATTTCTGAACGAGCGCTTCGGCCCATTCGCCGGCTTTTTCAGGGCGGATAATCGTAATAAGCGGATGAAAAGCGCGGAACGTATCCCACAATGAAAAGACGGTGTAGTTGGTAAATCCTTCCGGTGCCTGGCGGATGGTTTTGTCCATACCGCGGTAACGTCCATCAACATCCTGTGCTGTAAATGGCGACATCATACTGTGGTAGAGTGCAGTGTAAAAGTTGTTTTTTACTGCTTCGTCATTTGTTGAAATGGTAATTCCCTGCAGGGCTTCACGCCATTCGGCTTTGGCTTGCTCAACAGTTTTGTGAAAATCCCAACCCGAAAGTTCAGCTTGCATATTTTTGTTGGCACCTTCTTCGTCAACCACCGATAATGCAACTTTTACCAGTAGTGGTTTGTCGCTCTCCGGAAATTTAAAATGTAGTTTGATGTCTTTTCCTGTGAGGATGGTCTCTGTGGTCGGTTCTCCTTCAGCAAAAGTTTTGGTTTGATCAAACGCTTCTGAAAACTCAATTCGGTAAGCAACCAAATGATCCTCCGCCCAGCCTTTTGTTAGCTGAACGCCTTCAAAAGTTTTATCGTCAATTTGGCGAATAGTATTTTTAACAATACTGTGTCCCCAGTTGGGTTGCAAAATATGCCCAAGGTCGAGCATTATATTTCTGTCGCTGCCGTCGTAAAACGAATATTTATGAAATCCCACACGTTTTGTGGCGGTTAATTCTGCTGTTACGTTCAGGTTCTTCAGGTGTACTTTGTAATAACCGGGCGACGCTGTTTCGTCCTTTTTATCAAACAGACCAGCAGGCTTTAACTCATCCGAATTTGAGTAGGGGAGCAAAAGCACATCGCCCAAATCGCCAATACCTGTTCCGCTCAGGTGAGTATGACTAAATCCATAGATTGTTGAATCTTCGTTGTGGTAACCACTGCTGGCATCCCAGCCCATAATGTGTGTGTCCGGACTCAGCTGGACCATTCCGAAAGGAGTAGTTGCGCCAGGGAAAGTGTGCCCGTGAAAACCTGTTCCAATAAACGGATCGACGTAGTTTAATATATCCTGTTCGGTTTGTTTTTGCTCCGAAACGCAGCCCGAAAGAAACAAGGTTAGGGCGATTAGTACAGTTAGTGCTCTCATTTTCTGTTGATATAAATTTTGCGCAAAGTTACTTTTTAAAAATTTTAAAAAGAAGAGAAATCGTAGGATTTGATTCATTTATCGGGTTTAATGTTTCGAATGAATTAATGTGAAAGCAATCCGAACATTTGTCATAGTCTGAAATTGAGAATTTACTACATTCACGGACTCATAAAAAATTGCATAAATGTTTCAGAAAGAGATTTACATCGAACGAAGAAAAGTTCTAAAGGAGAAGGTTGGGGAAGGATTGATTTTGTTGTTTGGAAACGACGAATCATCGATGAATTATGCTGATAACACCTATCATTTCAGGCAAGACAGCACCTTTTTGTATTATTTTGGCATTCAACATCCGGGGCTGGCTGCGGTAATCGATATTGATAATGATAATGAGATTGTTTTTGGAAATGATTACACCATCGACGATATTGTGTGGATGGGACCACAGCCAACCATTGCCGATCGTGCTGCTCTTTGCGGTGTGTCAACGGTTTTTCCGGTGAAAGAACTGGCTTCGGTTGTGGAGAAAAGCAAAAAAATTCATTTTTTACCGCTTTACCGCCCCGAGAATAAAATAAAGTTGCTGGAGCTGATTGACGTGGCGCCAAAAGATGTGGCGAACACATACTCGCTTGATTTGGTAAAAGCAGTGGTTAGCCAGCGCGAGATAAAATCAGCTGAAGAAATCGAGCAACTGCATCAGGCGGTTAATGTGTCGGTTGATATGCACGTTGCGGCCATGAAATTTGCGCGTCCGGGAATGACGGAAGCACAGGTAGCAGCTGAAATTCACAAAGTGGCGCTGGCAGCCGGCGGAAATATCGCTTTCCCGATAATTGCCACTAAAAACGGGCAAACGTTGCACAACCATTTCCACGGTAATACCATAAAAGAGGGCGACTTGTTTTTAGTTGATGCCGGTTACGAAAACGAGTTGAGCTACTCAGGCGATTTGTCAAGTACCTTTCCGGTGAGCAAAAAATTCACTCAGGAGCAAAAAGAGATCTACGAAATTTCACTGGCCGGACATGAAGCTGCCATTAGTGCGCTTGAATTTGGCAAACCATACAAAAACGCTCACATTGCAGCGGCTACGACTATTTTCGACGGATTGAAATCGATGGGTTTCACCAAAGGAAATGCGATGGATGCTTTTGACGCCGGCGCTCATGCATTGTTTTTCCCATGCGGAACCGGGCACATGATGGGCATGGATGTACACGATATGGAAGATCTTGGTGAAGTTTGGGTTGGTTACGACGGCCAGCCCAAAAGCACACAGTTTGGATTAAAATCGCTTCGCCTGGCAAAACCGCTGAGAGCCGGTCATGTATTTACCATTGAACCGGGAATTTATTTCATTCCGGAATTGATTGATCTGTGGCGCGGACAGGGCAAATTCAACGATTTTATCAATTGGGAAAAAGTTGACAGCTACCGGAATTTTGGAGGAATACGAAACGAAGAAGATTTTGTAATGACCGAAAATGGTGCGCAGTTACTTGGCAAACCAAAGCCAAAAACCGTTGAAGATGTAGAAGCACTTCGATGATAAAAGACTGATAGCTACAGGTTTCATGTTAAGTATATTTGCACTTAACGTGAAACCTGTAAGCGTCAGCGATCTTGAATGAATAAAAACTTTACTTTTGCCCCAAATTAGCAACAATGAAGAAGGGAAGTATTCTTGCGGTTTTGTTATTGAATTCACTTTGGCTTTTAGCACAGAATGAGGTGGGTCCCGAAGGACATAAACTGCTGTGGGTATTTCTGTTTCTTGCTGCAATAACGGTAGCATTTATTGTTAGTGGCCGTTCTTTTCAGAAGAAATCAAAAAAGGAGCGAAGACCATTTTTGCAGCTAAAAAAGCTAAGTATCAAATTGGAGAAGGATGCAAATTTCTATCCAGATAATTTAATTCTTACCGTAAAAAATAACGGCTCTACGGCGGTCGATCTGGATCAGCCGCTTTTAGTATTCGATAATTTCTGGCTGAGACGTAAGTTCAAGATCAAAGGCATGGATAACTACAATTTTTATCCGTTGTACCTGGAAAGCGGGAAAACACATCAGCTAAAAATTGATCTGAATCGATTTTACTTACACGATAAATCGCTGAAAAAGTTTCCAAAAACTAAGATTTATCTGAAAGATGTAAAAGGTAAAAAGCTGGGAAATAGAGCTGTTTTTTTACGAAAAACACTTGTTAGATTTTAATGCGCAACTGGAAATTTAATCATATCGATTTCTCAACCTACCCTAGTTATAAGGGTAAGGATTTGGGCGTTTTTTGGTCGCCTGAAAAGACAACGATCAATATTTGGGCACCTACTGCACAAATGGTGGAATTACGTTTGTATAAAGATGGTGTGCGCGGCGAGGCCTATTATAAAACCAACCTGCAGAAGAAAGAGAACGGCATATGGGGTACGGTTCTTACCGGCGATTACGAGGGTAAATTTTATACTTTCAGAGTAAACGACGGCGAATGGTTGGATGAGGTTGCCGGAATTTATGCCCGCTGTGTTGGTGCCAACGGTTTACGCGGAATGATCTATAATCCGAACACCACCAATCCTGAAGATTGGGTATATGACAATGGTCCGCGATACAAAAGTTTTACCGATGCGGTGATCTACGAAACGCATGTTCGTGACTTCTCAATTGCCGAAAATTCAGGGATTGAAAACAAGGGTAAATTTCTGGGATTTACCGAAGAAGGAACTCGCTCTCCCGAAGGTGTGAAAACCGGGATCGATCATTTAAAAGAACTGGGAGTTACGCATGTTCATTTGTTGCCGGTGAACGATTTTGTAACCGTTGACGAAGAAAAACCACTTGAAAAATATAACTGGGGTTACGATCCCATGCATTACAGTGCACTTGAAGGTTCGTACGCTACGGATGCTTATGACGGACGAAAACGAATCGCCGAATTTAAAGCTTTGGTAAAAGCACTGCATGCCAATGGAATTGGTGTGATTCTGGATGTGGTTTTCAACCATACCTACTACGCCAAAGAATCGGTATTTAACCAGATTGTTCCGGGCTATTTCTATCGTCAAAAAGAAGACGGATCTTTTGCAAATGCTTCAGGTTGTGGAAACGAGCTGGCTTCGGAGCGCGAGATGGTGCGAAAATATATTATCGACACCTTGAAATATTGGGTGGAAGAGTTTCATGTGGATGGATTCCGTTTTGATCTGATGGGAATTCATGACTTAAAAACCATGAAAAAAATCCGACAGTCGCTTGACAAGATCGATCGAGGAATTTTCTTGTATGGCGAAGGTTGGGCAGCCGATCAAAGCCCGATGCCGGAAGACAAACGTGCTGTAAAACGCAATACTTCCCAGTTGCCGGGCATTGCCAGTTTTAACGATGATTTTCGTGATGCGCTAAAAGGAAATCACGGCGATAAAAAGTCGAAAGGTTTTGTAAGCGGGCTTAACCTGCGCGAAGAGGCCATAAAGTTTGGAATTACCGCGGCTGTTTATCATTCGCAGGTGAATTATGGATATATCGATACCGTCGATTCGGCCTGGGCTGCCGATCCTGATCAGTGTATAAACTACGTATCGTGCCACGATAATTACACACTTTGGGATAAACTAAAACAGAGTTTGCCGAAAGCAAGTGATGAGGAATTGCGTAAACGGGTAAAACTTGCAGGGGCGCTGGTTTTAACTTCGCAAGGAGTGCCGCTTTTGCATGCAGGTGTTGATTTTTGTCGAACAAAAGGGGGAAATGGGAATTCCTATAAATCGCCTGATTCTGTGAATCAAATCGACTGGAGCCGCAAAAATGAATACATCGATGTTTTTGAATACCTTCAGAAATTGATTCAGTTACGTAAAAACCATCCGGCTTTTCGTATGACTTCTGCAGATGCAATCAGGAAAGACTTGAATTTTTGTGCCGAGTATAAAATCGGGGTGGTTTCTTATTGTCTTGATGGAAAGGCGGCTGGCGACAACTGGCCAAAAATATTCCTCATTTTTAATGGAAA
It contains:
- a CDS encoding aminopeptidase P family protein, with the translated sequence MFQKEIYIERRKVLKEKVGEGLILLFGNDESSMNYADNTYHFRQDSTFLYYFGIQHPGLAAVIDIDNDNEIVFGNDYTIDDIVWMGPQPTIADRAALCGVSTVFPVKELASVVEKSKKIHFLPLYRPENKIKLLELIDVAPKDVANTYSLDLVKAVVSQREIKSAEEIEQLHQAVNVSVDMHVAAMKFARPGMTEAQVAAEIHKVALAAGGNIAFPIIATKNGQTLHNHFHGNTIKEGDLFLVDAGYENELSYSGDLSSTFPVSKKFTQEQKEIYEISLAGHEAAISALEFGKPYKNAHIAAATTIFDGLKSMGFTKGNAMDAFDAGAHALFFPCGTGHMMGMDVHDMEDLGEVWVGYDGQPKSTQFGLKSLRLAKPLRAGHVFTIEPGIYFIPELIDLWRGQGKFNDFINWEKVDSYRNFGGIRNEEDFVMTENGAQLLGKPKPKTVEDVEALR
- the pulA gene encoding type I pullulanase; its protein translation is MRNWKFNHIDFSTYPSYKGKDLGVFWSPEKTTINIWAPTAQMVELRLYKDGVRGEAYYKTNLQKKENGIWGTVLTGDYEGKFYTFRVNDGEWLDEVAGIYARCVGANGLRGMIYNPNTTNPEDWVYDNGPRYKSFTDAVIYETHVRDFSIAENSGIENKGKFLGFTEEGTRSPEGVKTGIDHLKELGVTHVHLLPVNDFVTVDEEKPLEKYNWGYDPMHYSALEGSYATDAYDGRKRIAEFKALVKALHANGIGVILDVVFNHTYYAKESVFNQIVPGYFYRQKEDGSFANASGCGNELASEREMVRKYIIDTLKYWVEEFHVDGFRFDLMGIHDLKTMKKIRQSLDKIDRGIFLYGEGWAADQSPMPEDKRAVKRNTSQLPGIASFNDDFRDALKGNHGDKKSKGFVSGLNLREEAIKFGITAAVYHSQVNYGYIDTVDSAWAADPDQCINYVSCHDNYTLWDKLKQSLPKASDEELRKRVKLAGALVLTSQGVPLLHAGVDFCRTKGGNGNSYKSPDSVNQIDWSRKNEYIDVFEYLQKLIQLRKNHPAFRMTSADAIRKDLNFCAEYKIGVVSYCLDGKAAGDNWPKIFLIFNGNAEEVEFPLPEGQYKVIADANSINEEGIESVENSVVVDPVSLKILVQAENG
- a CDS encoding GH92 family glycosyl hydrolase, with the translated sequence MRALTVLIALTLFLSGCVSEQKQTEQDILNYVDPFIGTGFHGHTFPGATTPFGMVQLSPDTHIMGWDASSGYHNEDSTIYGFSHTHLSGTGIGDLGDVLLLPYSNSDELKPAGLFDKKDETASPGYYKVHLKNLNVTAELTATKRVGFHKYSFYDGSDRNIMLDLGHILQPNWGHSIVKNTIRQIDDKTFEGVQLTKGWAEDHLVAYRIEFSEAFDQTKTFAEGEPTTETILTGKDIKLHFKFPESDKPLLVKVALSVVDEEGANKNMQAELSGWDFHKTVEQAKAEWREALQGITISTNDEAVKNNFYTALYHSMMSPFTAQDVDGRYRGMDKTIRQAPEGFTNYTVFSLWDTFRAFHPLITIIRPEKAGEWAEALVQKYREGGLLPKWPLASNYTGTMVGYPATSVMADALAKGLVPNADLNDWKEAAVKSATWQPEWLEAHAGQRGSEVMMKHIYYKEKYGFVPSDSITASVSYGVEMAYYDWCVAEIAKAAGDDKTADEFYKKSKYYENYFDASTGFMRGKNGDGSWRTPFNPKYSDHNHADYTEGNAYQWSYFAPHDMDGMVNLFGGKDAFESSLDSLFTTSSEILGENASADITGLIGQYAHGNEPSHHMAYLYNYTNAKWKTQQYLDQVLYDFYLPEPAGIIGNEDCGQMSAWYVLNAIGFYQVCPGDPTYTIGRPVVDKASVRVPGGTFEIVAHNNSKENKFIEKVVLNGETLDEPFFSHEDLMQGGTLEFFMTTEH
- a CDS encoding M1 family metallopeptidase; the protein is MKQSLFISALLLVWGLNVTAQKSNFTHQDSLRGSITPERAWWDLTYYHLDVKVDPADSTISGSNLIQYKVLEASQLIQIDLQPPMTISRITQNGKELNYTQDGNAWFVTLVKQQNPNDVNELLVEYSGKPKLSRRPPWDGGISWQKDRNGNDWIVNTNQGAGGSLWWPCKDHPYDEPDSMLISVTFPDHLMDVSNGRLRGVEQNADGTKTTHWFVNNPINNYGVNINIGNYTHWHEIFKGAKGDLDCNYWVLKENLEKAKEHFKQAPMMLEAFEYWYGPYPFYEDGYKLVEVPYPGMEHQSSVTYGNGFRNGYTGRDISSSGWGFKFDFIIIHESGHEWFANNVTNWDEADMWIHESFTNYAENLFVEYFWGKKAGSEYIRGSRLNILNDRPVIGIYGVNYPGSGDMYPKGANMLHTLRQVVNDDEKWRGILRGLNKEFYHQTVKAEQIEDYIIKQTELDLQGFFNQYLCDTRIPTFEYAIVDGELKFRWANCVENFKLPLKVYINGELQWLDPSKSWQFFDSDKKVRKVEVDKDFYVATFNVVDL